Below is a window of Chryseobacterium arthrosphaerae DNA.
TCCTTATTAAAGTTGATAAGGATTTTACTGACAGGCTGATCAGACTGGTTCTTAAGAATATATTTTCCCGTAATATGATAAGCATTTTCCGAAGGATACAGCTTAATATCAGTAGTGATATCCGTTATGTCAGGTTGGGGAAGGGTTTGATATTTTTTGAATTGCTTTTCATACTGGGCAGCGCTTATAATTGCCTGGTCTTCATCTTTTGGCATATAGCCTTTTATAAAGGAAGCTCCGGCCCATATCCCTGACAATAGAAGAATGCATACGAAAACAGTCTGAATTACTGGTAATTTTTTTATTCTGGTCAATTGATTCGGCATCCACAGGACAGCAATCACTCCGGCCCCGAATAAAAGCCTTTTTGCAAAAGCGGTCTGATAAACGCCATATCCGTTAAAATCACTGTAGGTGCCTTTAAAATCCGAGAATATTCTTAAAAGAGGATAGGGAAGGATTTTGCCTGCAACAGGTCCTGCCAATGTAAATACAGCAAGAATGGAAACACCCAGTGCAATGAATTTATTAGGAATCCGGTCATTTATTATAAGGATGAGTCCTGAAAATAAAATCAAAGGAAAAGTATTGAAAAGGAAAACCCCGAGATAGGCATTCCAGTCAATGTGAAAATACTGATAAGCGGCCTGAAAAATAACTCCCTGAACGATTAAAATGCCGGTGAAGAAAAAACTCAGTACACTCATGGAAATGAAATGCCCGGCTAATCTGTTTTTAGAGAAAAAAGTACTGTTTTCGATCAGAGAAAATCCGGATGAGCGGCTTCTCCAGTACAGGTCGTTCAGAAAATAAGCGGAAATCAGCAGACCAAGCAAATGAAAATTCTCGGAAATAGTTACCGCCATAAGCCCTGAGCCGGCATATTTCTGTGGAAGGCGGATGCCTTTTTCAATTTCAGCATACATTTCCATACCTACACAGAACAGCAGGATCATAGAAACAGCAGGAACGGTAATGCTTTTGAACAGATAGATCAGATCGGTTTTTGCAAAAGATAGTACAGACCTGTAAGAAGCAGCCGGCCCGAAATGAGCGATGGCCACAGAATATTCTGATCCGGTATAATCCGGAATTGGAAGTGTTTTAATGGTTGGTTTTCCTGTTTTTTTACCGGAAACATTTGAGAAAGAAAATAATCTGTCAGTAAGCAGGAGAAATCCTCCGGATATAAGCAGGAAAAGAATTCTGTTGTACAGAAGATAACCGGTGAGCGGGACGATCTGTTGGTTTTTTTGCTGAACCGTAAGATTTTTCGACTCAAGGAAATAAGCTGAGAGTCCGAAAGGGTCGAGCAGGGAAGAGATCTGCTGTGCTTCCGGAGATTGAGGAAGACTTCCGGCCATAAAAGGGGAATTGGAGAACAGCAAAACGACCATATAAAAGATGTAGAGAAACAGCCCGCCTACCACCACGAAAAGTTTTTTCTTAACCGTTAAAGAAAGAAGAAACAGAAAGCTGCATACCAGCAAAGTATTGAACATCCCGAAGATCAGTAAAGGATATAGATAATAAAAAATACTGAAGGTATCCTGCATTTCACTTCCGGTACGCATAAGCTGACCTGTTATAAAACCTGCTATTAAAAAAATAAAGCTTATAAAAGTCTGAAGAAAATAACTGCTGAATTTTCCTTTCAGATATGTGCGTTGTGAAAACGGAAATGAAAACAGGATCATATCAAACTTTGAGTCCTGATCCTTAAAAAGCAGCTGTAACGCATAAATGGTAGCAAAAAAGATAATGGATAGACTCAGCATTCCCACCATATAACCGGTTGTATAAGGGGAATTCAAATAGATACCCTGTCCAACGGAAAGATTGAACCGGCTGCCACAGAAAATACCGATAAACACTAAGGTCAGGGCAATAAGATAGCTTGGCCAGTGCATGGAAGTGCGTCTGGCTTCAAATAAAAATATAGTGTTCATGACTAAGGTTTTTGTGTTAGAGTATGGAAGTAAACATGCTCCAGTAAAGGGGTTACAGGAATAAAGTCTTTAGGCTGCTCTTCAGAAAATATGGTAATATGAAGCGCCCTTTCCAACAGCTGTCTGCTGATGATCTCATAACTGGAGCCATAGCTTTCCAGCTCATTTTTATCAATGGGCTTTGACCAGATTCTGTTATCCAGCTCTGCGATGAGTTTTCCAGGGTTTCCTTTTCTCAGGATCTGCCCCTGATTCATCACCGCCATTTCTGAGCAGAGGTTCCTTACATCTTCTACCAGGTGGGTTGAAAGAATGACAATGACCTCCTGGCTGATATCGTTCAGCAGACTGTTGAAACGGTTGCGCTCTTCAGGATCAAGACCGGCTGTAGGTTCATCAACGATGATGATTTTAGGATCACCCAATAAAGCCTGAGCCACTCCAAACCGCTGTTTCATGCCTCCTGAAAAGGTATGGACTTCTTTTTTGGAGAAATCTGCAAGGTTAACTTTTTCAAGAAGATTCAGGATCTGGTTTTTGCGTTGGGTTTTATCGGTAACCCCTTTGAGAACCGCAATATGTTCCAGTAAATCATAAGCGGAAACTTTAGGATATACCCCGAAATCCTGTGGCAGAAACCCAAGATGTTTTTTTATATAATCAGGATTTCCTGCAATGTCAACTCCGTTGAACAGCAATGTCCCGGAAGTCGGTTTCTGAAGTCCCACAATGGTTTTCATCAGCGAAGATTTTCCGGCTCCGTTAGGCCCCAGCAGCCCGAACATGCCATTTTTAATTTCCAAAGAAATATCTTTAATCGCCTGAAAACCATTTTTGTACGTAAGGCTTAAGTTGTTGATGGATAATGTATTCATAATGTTGTGTTTGGACCATAGAAGGACAGGCTGCCTTTCGGCTGCAGTTATTATTTTAAAAAAATCAGAAAAAAATCAGAATTTAGGGATCAGGTTTTTTGCTTTCTCATTCTCTAACTCTCTCCCTCTAAAACCCTCAAACTCTCCCTCTAAAAAAGCTACTCTTTATATTCCAGGATATCCCCGGGCTGGCATTCCAGAATTTTGCAGATGGCTTCCAGGGTATCGAAGCGTACGCCTTTGGCTTTCCCGGTTTTTAAGATGGAAAGGTTCACGGGAGTGATTCCCAGTTTTTCTGCCAATTCTTTACTCTGCATTTTTCGTTTGGCAAGCATGACATCTAAGTTGACGATAATTGGCATTTTATATAAATAGATCTTGTTCGTTTTGCAAATGTAGCCCTTGCTTAAAGATATTCGCAAGAAACAGACAGAAAATTCCAAGCATAAAGTGAATAAACACCAGTCCCCATACCATATTTTCTACTTCCACGAAGAAACTTGCAATGATCACCAGCGGAAGTGGGATGAAAATATTATACACGTAAAATTTCTTAAGCTCCGTTATGTTTTCTTTAGTGAACAGTTTCTGCTGGAAGAATACTCTGAAAACTTTAGCAGAAAACCAGAAAAATATTCCATAAGTGGTCAGTACCAGAAGGAAAGAAAAAATCATATACGGATAGTTGTTTTCAATATTCAGAAAAGGCTGTTCTGTAAACGGAAGATTGATATGAAGGTATTTTCCTTCATTGTAAGGCATAATGGAATAACCCGTTACAAGACAAAACAGGGAATACAGTACAGTCATTAAATATCCGGCCGAAAGAAGCGAGCAGATATAAAACAGTATTCTTGAAATAATTTTAGTCTGGTTCATGTCATAATCATTAATTGATATTGCAAATGTATAATTAATTATCGTAAAACAATAATTAATTTAAGTTAAATTTTATTTTTAAAATTAATACCTATTCAGAAATACTCAGGAAATATTGTACTGATCATAGTTTTTCTTAATTTTAAATTATAAAAAATCACAGGATCATGGCGTATAGTATTGAACTCGCAGACCGGGTACGTGAATGGCTTTCAACCGTAGATCATATTGAAGTTGAAGAGAAAAAAATGTTCAGCGGACTGGCATTTCTGGTGAACGGGAAAATGTGCATCAATATCAGTCATGAAAATCTGATGTGCCGGTATAACCCAGAACTGGAAGAAGAGGTTTCTGCAAAAACCGGTTTCCTTCCCATGATTATGAGAGGGAAGCAGCTCAAAGGTTACTGCTATGTAGAACCGGCAGGTTACCGGAATCCCTCTGATTTCGGGTACTGGATGAAAATCTGCCTTGAATACAATAAAATAGCGAAGGCTTCGGGGAAGAAGTGAGTTTGAGGGTGATCAGGTGTGAGGGTGAGAGAGTTTGAGCGTCATAGAGTGGAAGCGTTTAATTGAGTTATTCGGTTTCGGACAAGTCTTAAGTTCTATTGGTATCTTCTCCCTTCTGTATTTACTTATACAGTTTTTCTCTGATTGCTATCAAAATTCCCGTTGTCCTTTCAAGATCAGGGTAGGCGGGAAGATTTGAGACGGAATGATAATATTCAATGGATGTAATCAGGTTTTCCGCTTTCTGCATCACATTTTCATAGGATTGATTTCCGGCTTTGATATCTAAAAGCTCATCACGGTTGTCAACCTGAATCTTCAGCGACTGATGTTTAAAAATCTGTTCACAGGATTGCAGCAGCCGGATGGTGTGCATCATATTTTTGCTGTCGTAGTTCTGCCCATGGTCCTGATTGACATTGTAGCGGTCTTCATTACGTTCTGATACCCATTTCCAGTATTCCCTGTATTCTTTACAGTAAACAGAATAGGCATCCAGATTGCAGAATAGGTACGCAGCAGGCTTTTCTTCTTTCGGAACGGATGATAAGGAAACCTGATTGGCTTCTTCGTGTTGAATGACTCCTTTGTATCCTGGTCTTCCGGATTCATCATAAAATAAAGCAAACATTCCCTTGGTGTGATCAATATTCACCAAACCGCATTTTTCCTGAATTTTTTCATGGTCTGACAGCCATTTTTTCAACGGAACAGAACCCTGACCTTCCAGGATAAAACAGAAATCAATAATTGATTTTCTCTCTTTTTCTACGGGATTTACTATTTTTTTATTGAGCCCTTTTGCTTTTTTGATTTGTGAAACAGCATATCCGCCAAAAGTATCCTTGCATAGTTTAGACAGAAAGTCTTCAGGTTTCAGCAGGTTCATCAACGGATCTTTGTGGAGGATACAGTGTTCCGGGCTGGCCAGAATTTCCAGGATATTGGGATTGTTTTTCTGCAGCAGTTCTACAAATCTCCCGATCTCATAATAGGTAATGTCATTCGTTTCATCAGAGATCTGCGGAATATAGTTCAGCCCAAAGAAATCTTCTTTCGGCAGGTAAAATACACCCCGGATATCTGTATCTGAGTTTTCCGTAGCCAGCCCGAAGGCTCTGCTTCCGGAGATGGCTTCAAAGAGGACGAGGTTTTTGTTTTTGAGGTCTTTAATTGTCATGATCTGTATTATCGGTCTGCAAAATAAGGTGAAAAATCTATACCCTGCACACATCCGGGAACCGGAAGTACATTATCGCCGTTCATGGTCACTTCATATTCATCACAGCCGAGTTGGGAAACCTTTTGGTACCAGCTTTTCTGGTATTCTTTTCTCATATCTTCCAGTTTGATAAGGCAATGAAGTCCGCCATTGGTTTTCACTAAGGTAAGACAGTCAGTATTGAGACAATCTTCCATATCTTTTTTGAATTTGCTGATAGCGATCGAGTGGTTTTCCGTTTTAAAATCAATGTCAAGATCGAAGAACAGTTTCCTTGAGGTAGTGGTCTGGATAATATTCAAAGCTGAGGTATGCGGATTGATGGCATTGTCATTTCTGATCAGTTTATCTGCAATTTCTCTCATCAGCAGTAAAGAAGCTTTATGCAGATCCCTTGGGTTGGGAGTAAT
It encodes the following:
- a CDS encoding M1 family aminopeptidase, translated to MNTIFLFEARRTSMHWPSYLIALTLVFIGIFCGSRFNLSVGQGIYLNSPYTTGYMVGMLSLSIIFFATIYALQLLFKDQDSKFDMILFSFPFSQRTYLKGKFSSYFLQTFISFIFLIAGFITGQLMRTGSEMQDTFSIFYYLYPLLIFGMFNTLLVCSFLFLLSLTVKKKLFVVVGGLFLYIFYMVVLLFSNSPFMAGSLPQSPEAQQISSLLDPFGLSAYFLESKNLTVQQKNQQIVPLTGYLLYNRILFLLISGGFLLLTDRLFSFSNVSGKKTGKPTIKTLPIPDYTGSEYSVAIAHFGPAASYRSVLSFAKTDLIYLFKSITVPAVSMILLFCVGMEMYAEIEKGIRLPQKYAGSGLMAVTISENFHLLGLLISAYFLNDLYWRSRSSGFSLIENSTFFSKNRLAGHFISMSVLSFFFTGILIVQGVIFQAAYQYFHIDWNAYLGVFLFNTFPLILFSGLILIINDRIPNKFIALGVSILAVFTLAGPVAGKILPYPLLRIFSDFKGTYSDFNGYGVYQTAFAKRLLFGAGVIAVLWMPNQLTRIKKLPVIQTVFVCILLLSGIWAGASFIKGYMPKDEDQAIISAAQYEKQFKKYQTLPQPDITDITTDIKLYPSENAYHITGKYILKNQSDQPVSKILINFNKDLKIESAFFQSESQSIKIHENTAEVLLKQPMQPDGTASLNFSLSYHWYAVNGHQSFNAIIENGSFMRISRYYPSVGYQKDDEIQDEHTRSTFNLGKPTKLKAPEAPEVIKKDFINLKMTVSTEMNQTVAGTGDLVKKWTEAGRNYFQFQADNIPFRFAVSSAEYQMRSVNHKGIAINILYQKNHFENVEHLLTNAKLTLDYCRQNFGAYPFKTITFAEISSFTRGFAATAYPSVIFMPEDMVFHANIHADRKQDVINELAGHELSHLWWGNSQIDPDDREGSVMLTETLAMYTEMMLYKKMHGKEQMMERIQVHQQIYDNEKGLSENIPIYKATGDVPHISYSKGAVAMVKLSDLIGEGKVNAALKNFLRNQAYPKKPGSPDLLNEFYKVSPDQKTREQIDRLFKTTENNPLLSNAQKNSVAVQTSVPIDSF
- a CDS encoding ABC transporter ATP-binding protein, which translates into the protein MNTLSINNLSLTYKNGFQAIKDISLEIKNGMFGLLGPNGAGKSSLMKTIVGLQKPTSGTLLFNGVDIAGNPDYIKKHLGFLPQDFGVYPKVSAYDLLEHIAVLKGVTDKTQRKNQILNLLEKVNLADFSKKEVHTFSGGMKQRFGVAQALLGDPKIIIVDEPTAGLDPEERNRFNSLLNDISQEVIVILSTHLVEDVRNLCSEMAVMNQGQILRKGNPGKLIAELDNRIWSKPIDKNELESYGSSYEIISRQLLERALHITIFSEEQPKDFIPVTPLLEHVYFHTLTQKP
- a CDS encoding helix-turn-helix domain-containing protein yields the protein MPIIVNLDVMLAKRKMQSKELAEKLGITPVNLSILKTGKAKGVRFDTLEAICKILECQPGDILEYKE
- a CDS encoding DUF2975 domain-containing protein, with the protein product MNQTKIISRILFYICSLLSAGYLMTVLYSLFCLVTGYSIMPYNEGKYLHINLPFTEQPFLNIENNYPYMIFSFLLVLTTYGIFFWFSAKVFRVFFQQKLFTKENITELKKFYVYNIFIPLPLVIIASFFVEVENMVWGLVFIHFMLGIFCLFLANIFKQGLHLQNEQDLFI
- a CDS encoding TfoX/Sxy family protein, whose amino-acid sequence is MAYSIELADRVREWLSTVDHIEVEEKKMFSGLAFLVNGKMCINISHENLMCRYNPELEEEVSAKTGFLPMIMRGKQLKGYCYVEPAGYRNPSDFGYWMKICLEYNKIAKASGKK
- a CDS encoding nucleotidyltransferase domain-containing protein gives rise to the protein MTIKDLKNKNLVLFEAISGSRAFGLATENSDTDIRGVFYLPKEDFFGLNYIPQISDETNDITYYEIGRFVELLQKNNPNILEILASPEHCILHKDPLMNLLKPEDFLSKLCKDTFGGYAVSQIKKAKGLNKKIVNPVEKERKSIIDFCFILEGQGSVPLKKWLSDHEKIQEKCGLVNIDHTKGMFALFYDESGRPGYKGVIQHEEANQVSLSSVPKEEKPAAYLFCNLDAYSVYCKEYREYWKWVSERNEDRYNVNQDHGQNYDSKNMMHTIRLLQSCEQIFKHQSLKIQVDNRDELLDIKAGNQSYENVMQKAENLITSIEYYHSVSNLPAYPDLERTTGILIAIREKLYK